From a region of the Hippopotamus amphibius kiboko isolate mHipAmp2 chromosome 3, mHipAmp2.hap2, whole genome shotgun sequence genome:
- the LRAT gene encoding lecithin retinol acyltransferase isoform X1 gives MKNPMLEAVSLMLEKLLLISNFKLFSSGAPGEDQARNTFYEISSFLRGDVLEVPRTHLTHYGIYLGDNRVAHMMPDILLALTDDKGLTEKVVSNKRLILGVIGRVASIRVDTVEDFAYGANILVNHLDKSLKKKALLNEEVALRAEKLLGMTPYSLLWNNCEHFVTYCRFGTAISPQADKFCENVKIIIRDQRSVLASAVLGLASIVCLGLASYTTLPAIFIPFFLWMAG, from the exons ATGAAGAACCCGATGCTGGAGGCGGTGTCCCTCATGCTGGAGAAGCTGCTCCTCATCTCCAACTTCAAGCTCTTCAGTTCGGGCGCCCCTGGCGAAGACCAGGCGAGGAACACTTTCTATGAGATCAGCTCTTTCCTCCGCGGCGACGTGCTGGAGGTGCCTCGGACCCACCTGACGCACTATGGCATCTACCTGGGCGACAACCGTGTCGCCCACATGATGCCCGACATCCTGTTGGCCCTGACTGACGACAAGGGGCTCACGGAGAAGGTGGTCTCCAACAAGCGTCTCATCCTGGGCGTCATTGGCAGGGTGGCCAGCATCCGCGTGGACACAGTGGAGGACTTCGCCTACGGAGCCAACATCCTGGTCAATCACCTGGACAAGTCGCTCAAGAAGAAGGCGCTGCTCAACGAAGAGGTGGCGCTGAGGGCGGAGAAGCTGCTGGGCATGACCCCCTACAGCCTGCTCTGGAACAACTGCGAGCACTTCGTCACCTACTGCAGGTTCGGCACCGCGATCAGCCCCCAGGCCGACAAG ttttgtgAGAATGTGAAGATAATTATTCGTGATCAGAGAAGTGTTCTTGCTTCGGCAGTCTTGGGATTGGCGTCTATAGTCTGTCTCGGTTTGGCATCATATACTACCCTTCCTGCAATTTTTATTCCATTCTTCTTATGGATGGCTGGCTAA
- the LRAT gene encoding lecithin retinol acyltransferase isoform X3, giving the protein MKNPMLEAVSLMLEKLLLISNFKLFSSGAPGEDQARNTFYEISSFLRGDVLEVPRTHLTHYGIYLGDNRVAHMMPDILLALTDDKGLTEKVVSNKRLILGVIGRVASIRVDTVEDFAYGANILVNHLDKSLKKKALLNEEVALRAEKLLGMTPYSLLWNNCEHFVTYCRFGTAISPQADKGEETVRI; this is encoded by the exons ATGAAGAACCCGATGCTGGAGGCGGTGTCCCTCATGCTGGAGAAGCTGCTCCTCATCTCCAACTTCAAGCTCTTCAGTTCGGGCGCCCCTGGCGAAGACCAGGCGAGGAACACTTTCTATGAGATCAGCTCTTTCCTCCGCGGCGACGTGCTGGAGGTGCCTCGGACCCACCTGACGCACTATGGCATCTACCTGGGCGACAACCGTGTCGCCCACATGATGCCCGACATCCTGTTGGCCCTGACTGACGACAAGGGGCTCACGGAGAAGGTGGTCTCCAACAAGCGTCTCATCCTGGGCGTCATTGGCAGGGTGGCCAGCATCCGCGTGGACACAGTGGAGGACTTCGCCTACGGAGCCAACATCCTGGTCAATCACCTGGACAAGTCGCTCAAGAAGAAGGCGCTGCTCAACGAAGAGGTGGCGCTGAGGGCGGAGAAGCTGCTGGGCATGACCCCCTACAGCCTGCTCTGGAACAACTGCGAGCACTTCGTCACCTACTGCAGGTTCGGCACCGCGATCAGCCCCCAGGCCGACAAG GGGGAAGAAACTGTTAGAATTTAA
- the LRAT gene encoding lecithin retinol acyltransferase isoform X2: protein MKNPMLEAVSLMLEKLLLISNFKLFSSGAPGEDQARNTFYEISSFLRGDVLEVPRTHLTHYGIYLGDNRVAHMMPDILLALTDDKGLTEKVVSNKRLILGVIGRVASIRVDTVEDFAYGANILVNHLDKSLKKKALLNEEVALRAEKLLGMTPYSLLWNNCEHFVTYCRFGTAISPQADKDISKCTAKVCGNAVPLPAMPESCPVVATEVIRVFTQRS, encoded by the exons ATGAAGAACCCGATGCTGGAGGCGGTGTCCCTCATGCTGGAGAAGCTGCTCCTCATCTCCAACTTCAAGCTCTTCAGTTCGGGCGCCCCTGGCGAAGACCAGGCGAGGAACACTTTCTATGAGATCAGCTCTTTCCTCCGCGGCGACGTGCTGGAGGTGCCTCGGACCCACCTGACGCACTATGGCATCTACCTGGGCGACAACCGTGTCGCCCACATGATGCCCGACATCCTGTTGGCCCTGACTGACGACAAGGGGCTCACGGAGAAGGTGGTCTCCAACAAGCGTCTCATCCTGGGCGTCATTGGCAGGGTGGCCAGCATCCGCGTGGACACAGTGGAGGACTTCGCCTACGGAGCCAACATCCTGGTCAATCACCTGGACAAGTCGCTCAAGAAGAAGGCGCTGCTCAACGAAGAGGTGGCGCTGAGGGCGGAGAAGCTGCTGGGCATGACCCCCTACAGCCTGCTCTGGAACAACTGCGAGCACTTCGTCACCTACTGCAGGTTCGGCACCGCGATCAGCCCCCAGGCCGACAAG GATATCTCGAAATGCACGGCGAAAGTGTGTGGCAATGCAGTACCGCTCCCGGCGATGCCAGAGAGCTGCCCAGTTGTTGCTACAGAAGTCATCAGGGTGTTCACCCAGCGTAGTTGA